TATCTTATCAAACAAGAGAACGGGGGACACCAATGTACGTGGTAAGATAAAGACCGATCCATTTATCAGGATATACCATAAGAAGCAGCATCTAACAAACATTAAAAAATGTTGATATGGTGGAATTGGTGGACACGTTGGACTTAGGATCTAATGTAACGATGTGAGGGGCAAGTATCTTCACCCTCACTTGTTTATTTCTCAAATAAATGTTGCAAGTGTCATTCTGTCAGTGAAAGTTTGCATTTTTTTAACAAGAAAAAGTTGGCATAAAATATGCATAATGAAATGCAGTTGCCCGGAGAGAGCAACTGCTAGTTGTATTAAGCAATGTCAGTCGCCAAACGTACTTGCTTAAGTTAACTTTTTCAAGTTGGAGAGCGCAAAGCTATAAACTTTTCTGTTATAACCAAATCTCTCGGATATTCTCTTTCGGTACAATACATCATACCGCAATAGTGAAAAGTGATGTGTCAAAAACTTTAATTATTATGAGTAACCATTTACTCAAATTTTATCCTGTGGATAATGGTGATACGACCTTAATTACTTTATCCGATAAAACTACCATTTTAATTGACTGTAAAGTTAGAGCAGGAAAGGAAACAGATGCTGGGAACAAAATTTATCCTGTTAAGGATGATCTTTTAGAAAGTGTACAAACCGATAGTGAAGACCATCCTTTTTTAGATGTTTTTATTTTAACTCATCCCGATGAAGACCATTGTCTTGGTTTTGAAAACAATTTTTTTCATGGTCAATCTCCGGATAATTACGGAAAAGCAAATGAAGAAAATGAAGAAATTATAATCAACGAACTATGGTGTACTTCCATGCTTTTTTCAGAAGCTACAAGTAAAGATGCTAAAGCCCTGAAGAAAGAAGCTGAACGTAGGCGCAAATTGTGGGATGAAAATAAACCGGAAAAAAACGATGATGGTAATCGTATCAGGATGATTGGTTATGATGGAGATAATAAATTCGAGAATGTGCCTACAAGTGTGCCAGGAGATACTATTATACTGGAAGAAATCAATGGTAATTCGACTGGTAACTTTGAATTATTTGTTCACTCTCCATTCAAAAAGAGTTTGATCACGGCTACCTCCGAATCGGATAAAAACTTTAGTAGCATTGCTATGCAAGCACGCTTTAAAATTAATTCAAGTGATCGAGGCTGGGCTTGTTTCTATTTATTTGGAGGAGATGCGGATCATAACATCTGGAAAGAAATAATTAATAAAACTGAAAAAAATAATAGGACAGATAAGTTAAAATGGGACTTGTTCCTCTCGCCTCACCATTGTTCATGGACATTTTTTAATGATGTGCCATATGATGAGAAGGAAGAGAATAAGACGCCCAAAGACACTTCTTTGAGGGTTCTGGATTATAAAGAGGGAAGCGGAAAAGTAATTGGCTCTTGTAAAGTAGTAAAAAAGAGCGACAAAAACCCTCCTCATGCTGAGGCGAAAAAACAATACCAAAAGAAACTTGATAAAGACGAACACTTTATTGAACTGGCCAAACATCCAAAAGAAAAAGAACCAAAGCCGTATGAGTTTAAAGTAACTCCAAGTGGGCCTGTAAAGACAGGTAAAAAAGAAGGTACAGCATCAGCTTCGGCTGGTGGAACGATAGGTAGTGTTAACAAAAAATCTGAATATGGCTCGAAGTCTTCATAGTACAGGATATGAAGGCTTTGAAGGGGAAATTTCTCAACACCTTTTTGAAGATTTATCTTTGTTAAGAGCCTTTACGGGCAAGAGGAAATTAAAGTTACTTAAATGGGATGATAAACGCATAGCAATTCCACTTCGATTATCTGTAGAATTGCCACCTAGAGGAACATACGAAGGTGTTGATATTAGAAGTAAGGAAGATATACTGTTTGTTTTTCATCCCACAATGTACCCGAATATCCCACCAAGGGTTTATTCAGACCGTAAGAGCTTTCCAAAAGATCAGCTCTCACACCTATATATTAGTAAAGATGGAAAGCCAGCGCCTTTTTGCCTTGTTAGGGGGAATTATAAAGAATGGTATGCTAATAAACGAATAACGGATTTAGTAATCAGGGTACAAAATTGGTTGGCAGATGCGGCAAGTGGTGATTTAGTTGAAGATGGCGGACAATTTGATCCAATGAGGCTTGAAGGTTTTTGCGGAACAACAATTTACAAATACCATGAATTGGCGGAGGTGGTTAATTCAGATAAAGCTTTAGAAGGCACAAAAAATATGGCTCTGCTATTAATAAAAGAGCTGCAGCAGGATACTGACAAAAACCAACCATCTTATGAAGTTGTAAGAATATTGACCTCAAAGGAAGATGTAGAAGAAGCATTAAAGCCTATTGTTCAAGCAATTTCTAAGGAAGCCGAAGGAATTAAAGTTAACCGTTACATGTTTGGTGCTATATATTGGCAAGAAGAAAAAACTCCTAACCCGCATTATTTTTCAGAATTACCTTATGACCTTCTTACATTGTTAAAATTTGGAAAGAATACAGGTATAAATATGGGCTCGATAATATCTCTAATCCCATTATTTAAAATAAATGGGATAGATCAATTTCCTATAATAGTTGGTGTTAAGCGGCCAAAACCCCTTATTGGTTATTCAGGAGATATAGAGTTTTTTAATTTCTTTTTAAGAATCAATGAGGACGATATTAAGGAAAATGAAATTGAAAACAATGTCAGGGTATCATTCCAACAGCACAAAGAACCACTTAGTGTTCAAAAAGCAAGAGAAGTTTCGGGAAGTAAGTCAAAGATTGATTCTGCTCTAATTTTTGGTTGTGGTGCTGTTGGTTCCAAAGTAACCATGCATCTTATTCGTGAAGGATATGATAAGCTTTGTCTACTTGATAGTGATACAATCGAGCCCCATAATATGATTAGGCATGCTTTAACACCAGGTCTATTGGAAAAAATAAAGCTATTGCACTAAGAGAATCTGCCCAAAAAATGTATCCTAAAGATACTCTTCAAATATTAGGGTTGTCGATTAATGGAGATTTATACCTTGAAACTCCCGAGCTTAAAAAGTTTATGAAGAACTATGATTGGGTCCTAGATTTTACAGCTTCACCTGCTTTTCAAAATAACTATATTAAACAAGGATTAGAAATTAACAATAAAGTTGCCAAGGGGTTCCTGACCGATGAAGGGTATATTGGTGGATTACTGATTGAAGGAGAAGAAAGAAACCCCAGGGTTGATGATCTGCATATTTTGATGCAGGCTCAATATCTAGAGAAGGATTATATTTCTAATTGGCTGAAAAGAGAACACCGAAGAAATAAGAAAGAAAGTGTCCTTGTTAATGTAGGTGTAGGTTGTAATTCTGAAACTACTGTAGTTTCTGACGATCTGATTTCGCTCCATAGTGCTTCCTTTGTAAGGGGGATTAAAGGTGCTAGTAATAAAGAGGGACAGATTTGTTTGACCAAAATTAATAGGAAAGAATTTGAGGTAACTAGTGAAAAATTGACTATTTCACCACTTACAATACTTCATGATATAAATTCTGGACAGTGGGAAATTAGAATGAAGAATGGCATTGAGAAGTTGCTCAAGTCGGAAATGGGTAAAGCCATGCCGAATGAAACAGGCGGGGTTTTTATAGGACTTGTAAATTATAAAACAAAAACAATACATGTTACAGATGTAGTATTGGCCCCACCGGATAGTGAGGCTTCAGAAGGATGTTTTATAAGGGGAATTGATGGACTCAGAGAGCAGGTTGAAGAACATAAAAAGAAATCTGGTCAAACTTTCGGTTATATTGGTGAATGGCATTCTCATCCACATGGTCCTATGGGAGCAAGTTTGAAAGATGTACAGACTATGTCCAAGTTTAAATCAGACTATGTGAGAAACAACTATTCCATACCTGTTTTTATGATAATAGTAACTCCAGCTGGATTAATTTCTTATGTGTATTAGAAGAGACAATAATAAATTTTAAAATAATATAATAATGATGTTTGACAAATATTCAAGAACAGCGAGATTGTACCCTGCAATTATTACTTTACTACCGTTTATGCTGCTGTCTATTCATTTGAGCAATACAGAATTAAGTAGTTTATTTAAAGAAGTTTTAGCCATTAAGATTACAGCAAATATGGGTGCCGCTGTTGTACTGCTTTATTTGCTTATGCAAGCTAATCGCTACATTAGTAAAGTTTTTTTTGAAAAACGTTTCTTTAAAGGAGAATTGGAAATGCCTACAACTAGGTTTATGCTTTTCTCCGATAATGAATACTCTGAACAGAAAAAAGAGCATGTTCGCAATAAAGTTAAGAATGATTTTAATTTCGATATGCCTGATTTTGAAATAGAACGGTCTAACGAAATTGAAGCAAAGAAACTTATTGCCGAAGCTGTAGGACTAATAAGGAATAAAGTTAAAGATGGCAACTTATTGTTGCAGCATAATATAGAGTATGGCTTTTTTAGAAACCTTATTGGTGGTTCAGTTTTAGGTTCTATTACAGCAATAACAGGAGTTGTTTACTTCTATAAAGTTAATGCTCATTGGGGCTTTTTGCTTTTATCAATTTCATTGTCTGTTGTATTTCTTCTCCTCGTATTGTTCTCAAAACGAATAATTAATTATTTCGGTAAGCTTTATGCAAAGCGGCTATTCATCGAGTATCTATAGAAATTATGAGAAGTTACAAGTTTACTACAAAATGGATTTAAATAGAAAATGAATAAAATAATACATATAACAGGGGATTTTAGCAAGTTGGTAAGTATATTAAAATCAACTTCTCTTCGATTAAGTTATTCAAGAGAGAATTTTTATAGCAATGGGAATTCTATCTCAAACGCCGTTCATCCTATGGTATGTTTTAGTGAGTATAACCTGAAAGAAATTGGTTCAAAGAAAATCACTTACGGGAATTATGGCGTAGGCTTTAGTAAAGATTGGGCTAGATCAAAAAAAATAGGTCCTGTTTTATATGGTTAGCCAACAATCTCTGGCGGCAAAGGGAATGGCATCATTACTCAAAGCGAGACGGAATCCGGAGGTGTCCAAACTTCCTAAAAACCTTAGACTGCCAATAATGGAGTTAAAATGTTTTATCAAGAACGAACAAGGTTTTAATAGCTACTTTAATAAACCTAATTTTGACTTCAAATCGGAAAATGAATGGAGATATGTGCCTGAGAAATGGAAAATTGATGGCAACTATATATCGCAAAGCCGGAAAGTTTATGACAAAAAACCAGAGATATATAATAAAAAGCTTTCGGATTATTCATTGAACTTTGATCTTGATGACTTAGATGTGGTATTCGTTGCTGATAAACCTGAGATAGAGTTGTTAGTAAATAAGTTCGAAATATCGAGGGAAATTATAAAACTTGCAACATGGAAGGATAATAAACTAGATAGAGCTGTAGAACATCAATTTTTAAATTATTAGAAATTCAAAACACTTTTCAATGCTCCATCAACTTCGGAATGAATAAAGTTAGCCTGATAACAAATTGTGGTCTTCAAATCACGATTTCTATATAGCTTTTGAAGTTTTACGGGATGAATGGCTTCCTAGCTATGTCCAAAACTATGTCTCGTGATATGAATGGTCAGTTTTTTATCAATTTTCACCATTTCTATAATAGTATCTTCCATTTTTGAAATCGTTCCATCTGGCTTTTAAAACATCTGAAATTCTTACATCGGTTAAATTGGAACTGAAGATAAAGAGGTTTCTTGCATGAAGTTGTCCAGAATTAAAATCTGGTAGTGGCTCTAACAACATGATTTCCCATTTGTTTAGTCCTATTTTTAGGGAAGGCTACAAAATCCCTGTCTTTCCCAATTCGTAATCTATGATTATTAGGAACAAGGAATAATAATCTATTCTTTTTTTGATCGTATTCGTAGTGATGTTGTATTCATACAATATTATCGAAAGTTAAACTCGCAAAATCTTTCTCGGAAAAGGGACGGCATAAAGCCGTTCGTTCCTCACTATTTATTCCGTTTCCTTGCCACTCCAAAATTTTGATTTCCGTTTGGTCATGCGCAAATATTGTTTAATCTAAAATTTATTGTCATGGCAAACCATTGTTACAATTACATTACCATTAACGGAAACAGTACCGAACTAAATGAACTTTACGAACGCCTTACCAAAGAACAGGGGTATGTTGATTTTAAGCATGTTTTGGGCAGAAAACATGAAATCACTTATGGAGAAATATTTCAAGTCGTTGGCACAAAATGGTTTACTCCAGAGATAGAACGCGTTGATGATGGGATTATCCTAAGTGGTGATAGCGCCTGGTCACCACCGGTTGCATTGTTCAAGAACCTTGCGGAACAATTTACCTCATTACAAATCTGTATGGGCTTTGAGGAATCCGGTATGGATTTCGGGGGAGAGATTCAAATCAACAAGAATGGCGTTAAGGAAATATTCAGTGGCACCTTTTGGCAATATCGGGCCCATCAGGATTATTTTTCCTTTCTAGAAGCTGCAACGGATGAAGCCAAGTACTTAATTGACGATGGCATTATTTCTTCGCTGACAGATTTAAAAAACCTTGATATTTATACCTCGCTTCACGAAGAGGATAAAGAAGGATTTCTAAAAGATGTACTTAAGTCAACAACTAAAAACCTTTACCAAGTACAATTCAAGGCCAATGAACATGTCTCCGAAAGCATATTCATGGATTCTGAACAAGACGTTAAGCAGCTGCATCCAAAAGCAATAGTTGCACAAGTTACCTAATGCCCCTGATTGTCCATTAAACACTTGGTTCACTGGAACCAAGTGTTTTTTGCCCCATGCCATCCGGCACATTCACGCTACATTTCGTTTTACTCCATTTCGGTAAAAGAGCTTCATTAAAAACATCTTGGACACGATTCACAATTTTCTCCCTCATTTCGGGAGCCGTTCCGTAATACTGGAACGCCAGCCCTTCATTCACAGTCCAAAATTCCAAATCATGTCCGCTCTGCCAACTGCCCAGATTCATATCGGCTTATTATAAATTAAAAAGTGACCCGTGTAAGGTAGGGATGCTGATTTGGATTGAAGATGAACAAAAAGTTTATAAATCTTATGTAAAAGACACCCTAATCTTAGAGGAATAACCTAGAGCGAATAATATCACACAATATTCCCACAAAGGTAAACCCGCAAAATATTCTCGGACAAGGGACGGCATAAGCCGCTCGTTCCTCGCTATTTATTCCGTTTCCTTCCCACTCCAATTTTTTGACTTCCGTTTGGGGCAACCTGTAAAAATATTGTGTAATCAAAAATTTTTACATCATGGCAAACAATTGCTACAATTCAATCACGGTTTACGGTGAAACCAGCGAACTCAAAGAACTTTACGGAAAACTTACCTTTAAAAAAGAATATGTTGATTTTTGGCATGTCCTTAACATGGAACAACCACAGACTTTGGAAGAGGTCTATACCATAGTGGGCACAAAATGGTTCACCCCTGATATTGAACTGTTGGAAGATTCCCTGATCTTACATGGAGACAGCGCATGGGGACCACCGGTAGCACTTTTCGAAAAGCTTGTATACCAGTTTCCATCCATCAAAGTAGATTTTCATTATGAGGAACCCTTGATGGACTTTGGCGGTAAACTCGAAATCTCCATTAACGGCACCAATGAAATATTCATTGGCGGATATCGGGACTATCTGGCGCATACCGATTATGCGGCCTATCTATTCAACGCCCAATGGGATATCCAGTATTATATAGAAGACCAAGAATTGACAACGGAGGTAGAACTAAAAAACCTTGGGATATTTGAATCGGTAGAAAAAGCCGACTGGAAACAACTGCTATGCGATGTGGCCAAAATCAGCACCATGAACCTATATGAAATCCACTTCAGCCAAAACCCCCATATCGTTGAAAGAATGTTCGTTGCTCCTAATGACGAGGTTATCAAAGACCTAAAAAGGTCAAATCCGGATATTGTCATTCTGGAACATAAATAGAATATATCGGTTACATGGGTTCAGTAGATTTTCCCGTTGAACCCATTCAGCACATTCACGCTCCATTCCGTTTTACTCCATTTCGGTAAAAGAGCTTCATTCGACAGGTCTTGGACACAATTCACAATTTTCTCCCTCATTTCGGGAGCCGTTCCGTAATACTGGAACGCCAGCCCTTCATTCACAGTCCAAAATTCCAAATCAAGTCCGCTCTGCCAACTGCCCAGATTCATATCAGCTTATTATGAATAAACTACCACTTCCATACGTCAATCTTTTAATTAATCGGAAGGGCAATCCCCTTTATTTTCTTAACGCCATTATTGACAAATACTACTTGGGTATTTGCCTGCAATGTCTAAAAATAAAGGGTTTGCCCAGGTCATTTTAAGGGGTTTATAATAAATAAAGCCTCTATTGTCTTTCGGGTCATCGAAAGACAGGCATGGAATAACCAAATCTATTCAGCACAGCCCCACTTGCACTCGCTTAACTTCCCGTACGCTCCCTTGTGGGCCAGTGTGAAAGATTTGCTAATACCATTATGGAACTTGTCAAGACCAAGCAGGTTTTGATAAGAAATAAGGTTTCTACTTCCTTGAAAATCCAAGGATTTTTCTACGTCGCATACACTCCTGATTTCTTCTCAAAAGTCTTGACAAAACCCACTTCATTCATTGTGCTACGCACGCAAGAAATCAAACAAACACCCCTTAAAATTTAAATCAGTTAAAAACAAATAAGGGGAATTATCAATCTTTTAAATTTTTAATTATGAGTAGTTTAAGAAACAGAACACAGTTGATCGGAAACGTTGGCGGAGAGCCAAGTATTGTAAACCTTGAAAGTGGGAAGA
The sequence above is a segment of the Muricauda sp. SCSIO 64092 genome. Coding sequences within it:
- a CDS encoding ThiF family adenylyltransferase; this translates as MARSLHSTGYEGFEGEISQHLFEDLSLLRAFTGKRKLKLLKWDDKRIAIPLRLSVELPPRGTYEGVDIRSKEDILFVFHPTMYPNIPPRVYSDRKSFPKDQLSHLYISKDGKPAPFCLVRGNYKEWYANKRITDLVIRVQNWLADAASGDLVEDGGQFDPMRLEGFCGTTIYKYHELAEVVNSDKALEGTKNMALLLIKELQQDTDKNQPSYEVVRILTSKEDVEEALKPIVQAISKEAEGIKVNRYMFGAIYWQEEKTPNPHYFSELPYDLLTLLKFGKNTGINMGSIISLIPLFKINGIDQFPIIVGVKRPKPLIGYSGDIEFFNFFLRINEDDIKENEIENNVRVSFQQHKEPLSVQKAREVSGSKSKIDSALIFGCGAVGSKVTMHLIREGYDKLCLLDSDTIEPHNMIRHALTPGLLEKIKLLH
- a CDS encoding Mov34/MPN/PAD-1 family protein yields the protein MYPKDTLQILGLSINGDLYLETPELKKFMKNYDWVLDFTASPAFQNNYIKQGLEINNKVAKGFLTDEGYIGGLLIEGEERNPRVDDLHILMQAQYLEKDYISNWLKREHRRNKKESVLVNVGVGCNSETTVVSDDLISLHSASFVRGIKGASNKEGQICLTKINRKEFEVTSEKLTISPLTILHDINSGQWEIRMKNGIEKLLKSEMGKAMPNETGGVFIGLVNYKTKTIHVTDVVLAPPDSEASEGCFIRGIDGLREQVEEHKKKSGQTFGYIGEWHSHPHGPMGASLKDVQTMSKFKSDYVRNNYSIPVFMIIVTPAGLISYVY
- a CDS encoding abortive infection system antitoxin AbiGi family protein; amino-acid sequence: MNKIIHITGDFSKLVSILKSTSLRLSYSRENFYSNGNSISNAVHPMVCFSEYNLKEIGSKKITYGNYGVGFSKDWARSKKIGPVLYG
- a CDS encoding abortive infection system antitoxin AbiGi family protein; its protein translation is MVSQQSLAAKGMASLLKARRNPEVSKLPKNLRLPIMELKCFIKNEQGFNSYFNKPNFDFKSENEWRYVPEKWKIDGNYISQSRKVYDKKPEIYNKKLSDYSLNFDLDDLDVVFVADKPEIELLVNKFEISREIIKLATWKDNKLDRAVEHQFLNY